CGGCCCGAGCACACTTCTGGACCTGGGGCGCGACACCCGCGCTCCGTGGACCGACGGCTGGAGGTAGACCGTGCGCCCGAAGCTGCTTGCCGCGATGCTGTGCGCCACCCTGTTGGGGTGCGCCAGTCAGAGCGTGAAACCCACCTCGAATGCCCGACGGACGGAGGCGGTGGCCTCCATGCGCGCCGCGGAAGGAGCCGGCGCAGCGCGCATCCCGGAAGCCGCGCGCCATCTGGAGTTCGCCCGCCAGCAAGTGAACCACGGCGAGCAGCTGCTGATGGACGATGACGCCGAAGGCGCGGAGCTGAGCTTCATGCAGGCGGACGCGGACGCGGACCTCGCGTTGGCGCTCGCACGCGCGCTGCCCATGGAGCAACAGGCGAAGAGAACCACCCAGCAGGCCGAAGCGCTGCGGCGCGGCCTGCAGTGAGCCCCAGTCCGGGAGGAGACCGTCATGGCAGGCAGCAAACATGGATGGAAGGCCCTCGTCGGAGCGTCGGCGCTCCTCGTGGCGGGGAGCGCGAGCGCGGCCGCGCCGAAGGAGCTGGTGGAGGCCCGCGCGGCCTATCAACAGCTCGCGGCGAGTCCACAGGGGCGTGAGCGTCCCCGCGACGTGGCCGAGGCCCGCGACGCCCTGCGCGCCGCGGAGCGCGAGTACCAGCGCGACGAGAAGTCCCAGCGCACGCGGGTGCTCTCCTACGTGGCCCTGCGCAAGGCGGAGACGGCGGGCGCCTGGGGCATGGCGGACATCGCCGCGCGCCAGCAGGCCCAGGCGGAGGTCGCCCTGAGCCAGGCCCATGCGCTCCAGGAGCAGCAGCGCATGGCGCAGGCCCGCCAGCAGGAGGGCGAGATGCGGCTGTCCGAGGAGGCCTCGCGGCGTCAGCAGGTGGAGCAGGAGGCGCAGCAGCTGCGCGCGCAGAACGAGGAGCTCCAGCGGCAGGCCCAGGCCCTCCAGGGGGCGCAGCAGACGAAGAGCCAGGCGGACCAGCAGGCCGCGCAGCAGCTCGAGGCCGAGCGTCAGGCGCGCGTGGACGCCGAGCGTCAGGCGGCCGAGGCCATCTCCAAGCTGGACCAGGCCAACAAGGACCTGAAGGTCCGCGAGGAGGCGCGCGGCACGGTGCTGACGTTGTCGGGCAGCGTGCTCTTCGCGTCCGGGGCCTCGGACCTGCTGCCGGTGGCGCGTGACAGGCTGGCGGACGTGGCCCAGGTGCTGAAGGAAGGCGACCGGCCGCTGCTCATCGAGGGACACACGGACTCGCAGGGCTCCGACGCCCTCAACGAGCGGCTGTCCTATCAGCGCGCCGAGCGGGTGAAGGAGTTCCTCATCAACCAGGGCGTGCCGGCCAACCGCATCGAGGCGCGCGGCATGGGTGAGTACCGGCCGGTGGCCTCCAACTCCACCGCCGAGGGCCGCGCGAACAACCGCCGCGTGGAGATCATCCTCGAGCGCGGAGGCTCGCGCGCCGTCGGTGGCAGCGGCCAGGAGCAGCCCGGCACGGGCGGCGGCTCATCCAGCGGCAATGAGCAACAGCAGGCGCCGGAGTCGGGCGCGGTGCACGACGAGGATTTGGGAGACGTCCAGCAGCCCGGCACGGGCGGCTCGGGCAACACCTCCGAGAGTGGCGGCCAGCAGGGCACGTCCGACGACCACCAGACGTTCCATGGCTCGGGCGACGGTGCGAGTCAGGACGTGCGGCAGTAACGCCTCACCGCTCCCGCCCGGAGAATCCTCTTCCGAGCGGGAGCTTTCTTTTCGTGGGAGGCGTGCGGGACAGCGCGCGGCGCGTTAGCTTCTCCGGCCGCCGACACGCCATGGACTCCGACAAGCTCATCGTCCTGCTCACCGAGCGACTGCGCATCGCCCAGCTTCCTCCGGACGGGGCCGCGCGCGTGGTCGCCTACCACGAGGCCAACCGCGACCACCTGGGCCCGGTGTCCCCCTCGCGTCCCGCCCACTTCTACACGCTGACGTACTGGCGCACGCGGCTGGCGCAGGACCTGGAGGACGCGCGGTTCGACCGCTCACTCCGCCTCCTCGTGATGCCCCGTGAGGCCCCGCCCTCCTCCGCGCCCGTCATCGGCAACATCTCGCTCGCGCACATCCGCCGAGGGCCGCTGCAGGCCACCGATTTGGGCTACGGGCTGGACCATCGCCACGAGGGCAAGGGGCTGATGACGGAGGCCCTGCGCGCCGTCTGCGCCCACGCGTTCCACGGCATGGGCCTGCACCGCATCCAGGCCAACCACCTGCCGGAGAACCTGCGCAGCGCGGCGGTGCTGCGCCGGATGGGCTTCGTGGTGGAGGGCTACGCCCGCGACTTCCTCGAAATCAACGGCCGATGGAGGGACCATGTGCTCACCTCCCTCGTCGCCCCCGAGGACAGGCCCGCCGCCCGGTAGCCCACCCTCGCGAGACATTCGGCGGCGTCCACCGACCCGGCGTCCCAGCCGGAGCAAAGACTCACTGGCGACGCGCCCCCGAAGCGTCTACGGACTCCAGAAATGGAGGTCGGCACATGGCGTATCTCTTCCTGCTCGGGGCCATCGCGTTCGAGGTGGCCGCCACGAGCTTGATGAAGTCCACCGAGGGCTTCACCCGGCTGTGGCCCACGGTGGCGTGCCTGAGTGGCTACGGCGTGGCCTTCGCGCTGCTCTCGCAGGCGGTGAAGCAGGTGCCCATCGGCGTCGCCTACGCGATGTGGTCCGGGCTGGGCACCGCGGCCATCGTCGTCATCGGCGTCACCTTCCTCGGAGAGAACATCAACCTCACCAAGGTGGCCGGCGTGCTGCTCATCATCGGCGGCGTCGTGCTGCTCAACCTGCGCGGCGCCCACTGAACCACAGGCCCCGCGCGCCCTCACCTCAACGGGGAAGCAGCGAGGTCCGCGCCGCGCCACCGGCCGAGCCCAAGGGCAGGTTCGCGTCCATCCACTCCACCGTGCGCCGCATCCGGTCCACCACGTGCTCGGGCTTGCGCAGGGTGTGGCCCTCGTCCGCGTAGACGACGAGCTGCGTCTTCACGCCCAGCTCCTTCAGCGCGCGGTGGAACTCGTGGCTTTGCGTCACGGGCACTTCCAGGTCCCGCTCGCCGTGCAGCACCAGCGTGGGCGTGCGCGCCAGCTTCATCGAGTTGATGGGAGAGCTGCGCGTATAGATTTCTGGCTCGTCGTACAGGGACACGCCGAAGTACGGCTTCATCCACGCGTCGATGCGGTTGGTGCCGTAGTAGCTCTGCCAGTTGGAGATGCCCGCACCCGCCACCGCCGCGCGGAAGCGCTGCGTCTGCGTCACCGCCCACATCGCCATGAAGCCGCCGTAGCTCCACCCCGTCACGCCCAGCCGCGCGGGGTCCACCGGCGCGCGCGCCAGCACCGCGTCCACGCCGGACAGGATGTCGCGCAAGTCCCCGAAGCCGAAGTCGCGCCGGTTGGCCTGCGCGAACTGCGCCCCCTGGCCGAAGCTGCCCCGGTAGTTGGGCAGGAACACGTAGTAGCCGCGCGCGGTGAACATCAGCACGTCCGGACGGAAGCCCGGGACGACGCCCGCCGCGGGGCCTCCATGCACCATGGTCACCATGGGCGCCCGCACCCCGGCGGGCGGCGTCATCGACGGAGGCGGCGCCACCAGCCAGCCCTGCACCTCCGCCCCGTCGCTCTTCCACGTCAGGTCCTTCGCCTCGCCCACCAGCGCGCGCAGGTCCTCCTCACGCCGCGTGACGCGCTCCCACGCCCCCACCGGCCCCACCCAGAGGTTCTGCGCCTGGGAGAACGACTCGCGCACCACCGCGCTCACCTTGCCGTCGCGCGACAGCGACAGCCCCAGCTGGCCGCGCGCGCTGATGCGCTCGGCCCCCTTCCACAACACGCGCGGCTCCCCCCCGGTCGGGTCCACCGTGGCCACCGCCGACTCGCCTCGCACCTGCGCGCCGAACACCAGCGAGCGCGCCGACACCCACTCGAGCGACATCGCCGTCGCCTTCATCCCCGGCGTGAGGTTGCGCGGCTTGCCGCCGTCCAGCGGTACGCACATCACGTCTCCGCCGTTGGAGCCGTGGTCGCTCATCAGCCCCTCGATGACGGCCACCTGCTTGCCGTCCGGGCTCCACGTGGGCTCGGTGAGCTGCCACTTCGGCGCGTACAGCACGCGCGAGCGCGCGTTCGCCGTCTCCACCACGTGCAGCTTCGCCAACCACCAGCTCGCGTCCCCCGGCGGCGGCGCGCCGATGTACGCGAGCCGGGCCGCATCCGGGCTCCACGCGAACTCGTAGACGAAGGTCTGCTCCGGCGTGACGAAGCGGTGCGAGCCCTCCGCCACCGACACCACCGCCACGCGCTGCACTGGATGTGACTCGCGCACCACGCCCGTCTCGCGAGCGCCAGGCTCCCGGGGCCCCAGGGCCTGCGCGGCCCCTTCCCCCTGCATCACCAGCACCGCCACCGACGCGCCGTCCGGCGACCAGCGGGGCGAGGCGATGGGGCTCTCGAAGGACGTCCGCTTCGTCGCGACGCCCTCCTTCAGGTCCGCCACGTACACCTGCTTCCTGCCACGCTGGTGCCCGTCCGACAGGAACAACAGTCGCGTCCCCTCCGGGCTCCACTCGATGGAGGACTCGTCACACGTCTTGCCTTCGGGACAGGCGCTCACGAGCAGCGCCTTCGGCTCGCGCGCGCCCAGCTCCATCGCCTGGATGAGCGTGCCGCCCGTCGCCGCCACCTCCACCCACGCCAGCCACGTGCCGTCCGGCGACACCGCCACCTGTTTGAAGCGCGTGGTGCGTCCAATCACGCCCAACAGGCTCTCCACCGAGGGCTTGCTCGACTTCGCCGCGCTCCCCCGGGTGACGCTCACCGCCGGGTCGAACGCGGACGGCGCGGGCGCCGACTCCTGCGCGACGACGGGCGCCGCGAAACCCAGCACGGCGACCACGGCCAGCATTCTCTCCACCATCCGAATCAACACGTCCCCCCACGGGTCAGGAAGAGGGCACCAGACTACATGAGTGGGACGGCGCTTCGCGGCCATTCCCACCCCACACCGCATTCGTTGGACCTCGGAAGTTTGGGCGTGCGAGCACAATCCCTCTCGTCCATCCCCCAACGAAGACCCCGACATCTCACGCCTCGTGCCCACGCGGGCGTGGACACTGCCGGCCATGGCACGGACCGAGATGGAGAAGATGCTGGCCGGCGAGCTGTACAACGGCTGGGACGCACAGCTCACGGCGGCGCGCTCGCGGGCGCGGCGGCTCTTGCGCCCCTACAACGACACGCTCATGGAGGACGAGGACCTGCGCAAGCAGCTGCTCGGACAGCTCCTCGGAGCCATGGGCGAGGGCGTCTACATCGAGCCGCCGTTCCACTGCGACTACGGCAGCTTCATCCAGCTGGGCAAGCGCGTGTACATGAACTTCCAGTGCGTCATCCTGGACTGCAACCGGGTGACGATTGGGGACGACGTGTCCTTCGGCCCCAACGTGCACATCTACGCGGCCACGCACCCGCTCGACGCGGACGAGCGCATCAAGGGCCCGGAGCTGTCCAAGCCCGTCACCATCGGCGCGAAGACGTGGGTGGGCGGCGGCACCATCATCCTCCCCGGCGTCACCGTCGGGGAGGGCGTCACGCTGGGCGCCGGCAGCGTGGTGACCAAGGACGTGCCGCCCTACGTCCTGGCCGCGGGCAACCCCGCCCGCGTCATCCGCGCGCTGCGCTGAGGCTTCAGCGCTTGGTCATGTCGAACAGCGCGCGCGCCTGCGGGCCCAGAAAGCCGTCGAAGTCCGGCGCGCGCTGGGCAATCTCGAAGTACGCGTAGGGCCACGGGCGACGGCCTCCCTCGCGCAGGGCCACCGACAGCGGGGCCGCCTGGGTGGCCGTCTGCCTCAGCGACGTGCCCGGCGCGCCCTCGATGTCCGACTTCATGGGCACGCCCGCCTCCCGCATGCGGTGCTGCCACGCCTCCACGTCATCCACGGAGCCGGTGAAGTGGTTCACCTTGCGGCCGAAGGCGAGCAGCCAGGCGCCGTACTGCGACTCCTTCTCCAGCTCCAGCAGCGCGGCCTCCGACGGCGGCGGCGGCGAGCAGAACCACGACGCCAGCGCGTCCACGTCCTCGGGCGGAGGCGGGTCATCCGGCAGCGTGGCGAGCAGCTCCCGGGCGCGCGGCGACAGCTCCTCCGACTTCAGCTCGGAGATGAAGACGCGCGGCAGCCCCTCCGGGTGCGACAGGTAGATGGCGGACAGGTGCGCGTCGGGGAAGGTGTACGCCCCCGCCGGCTTCCAGCCCAGCCGCTCGAAGGGACGCGAGAACAGCGCGATGCCTCCGCCGGGCCGGGCCAGCGAGCGCAGCGCGACGTGGTCATTGCGGAAGCTGCCCCCGGAGAGCTGCACGAAGGTGCGCGCGTACGGCACCTCCGAGGCATAACGCTCCCAGAGGAGGTCCAACAGTCGGGTGGCCTGTGAGGTCGACATGACGGAACAGTCTAATCCGCCAGGAAAAGTGCGGCGGCGCGCGGCCCCGAGCCCTTGGAGGGGACTTCGTTCGGAGACGCGCGCCGCGCGCTAGAGACTCGCCTTGGAGTTTCGAGTCTCTGTGTCCTTGTCCTTGGTATGCATTGACTTCCGTTCCGGCCCGCTCCGCACCACTCGAAGTCGTGCCGGCAAATAGGGTGTGGCGTTGGAAAACGCCAGCGCTACGCAAGAGTGAGCATCAAAGTCCCATTGCGCCAGCCTGAAGCCCCACTAATTGACACAATTGTGATCGTAAAGTTTCGCCCCCGCTGTGCCGTCACCGTCGGATTGAAACGAAAACCCCCGAGCGAGCCGGCGTGCGCAACACCTTCCGAGAATGAGAGCGGTTCGGATGACCTCGTCCCCTCTCGATTTCTCGCCGCGCGGAAGGCCCCTGACGGAGGGCGCTCGAGGATGACGCACCGCTCCATGCGTCATGAAAGCGGTCAGTGGAGGTGCTCGGGGTACATGGGCAGGCCGTGGAAGAAGCGGCGGCCAGACTCGAAGCGGCGGTGGAAACAGACGCGGTCCTCCACGTAGAGGCGGGCCATGTCCTCCTCGCCGTAGGCGCGGAAGAAGGCGGCGCGAGCCTCGTCGCAGGCGGCCTCGTATTCGGCGAGCAGGGCCTCCCAGTCCTCGGGGGGCGGCTCGTCGGCGTCGTGCCACACGCCGTCCTCCATGCCGTACTCGCGCTCCATCAGGTCCAGCTCCAGCGCGAGCCGCTGGACGCGCGGCACCTCCGTCAGCGCCTCGTCCGCCATGGCGGTGAGGATGTGGGCCACCAGGAAGAAGCCGGCGTCCGGCGGTACGACGCCCTCCTCGCGCGCGGCGCGAAATGCCACCAGCAGCTGCGCGTCCATGGCGTCGTCACCGAGCTCCAGGAGCCGGGCGGCGAGTCCACGCCACTTCTCCTCGGTCTCACGGGCCTCCTGGAGGGCCAGGCTCAGCTCGGGGTCTCGGGTCTTCTTCATCGCGTACTCCTATCGGGAATGCACCGAAGCTCTCATCCAGGTCTGACGTCCGGCCCGCGTCTGGCGGACGTGGGGGCGCGGGGTTGCACGCGGGCACAGGCGGGTCCTGTCGTGTGGTGGACGCCCGGGTGTCCGCGCGTCCATGCTGCCCGGCACCGTGCCGCTCGCCTCGCGTCCCCGCGCCCCTTCCGACGACGTCTTCCTCTTCGACCTGTACGCCAGCACGCGCGCGGGTGAGCTGGCGACGTGGGGTTGGACACCCGCGCAGCGCGAGGCGTTCCTGCGCATGCAGTGGTTGGCTCGCGGGCGGGACTGGTCCGTGCGCTATCCGACGGCGGAGGACCAGGTGGTGCTGGTGGCGGGTCAGCCCGCCGGCAGGCTGTTGGTGGCGAAGGGTGCGCAGGAGTGGCGATTGGTGGAGATTGCCCTGCTGCCCTCCCACCAGGGCGGCGGCTTGGGGACGCGGCTCCTGCGGGAGCTGCTGGACGCGGCCGCGACGGCCCGGGTGCCCGTGCGGCTGCACGTGCTGCACGACAGCCCCGCGCGCGGGCTGTACGCCCGGCTGGGCTTCCAGGAGGAGCAGGCCGCGGAGTCTCCGAGCCCGGGGCTTCCGTATGTCGCCATGCAGTGGAGTCCCGCGTCGCGCGCGGGGTGAGGGCCAGGAGGGCCGTCTCGGGGGAAACGCGCCATGCCTCGAAGGACGAACGGGCCTCGCGCCGATTGCGCGCGAGGGTTCCCTGTCCGTGAGGCAACGAAGCGCCTCGCCTTCGTGGCCCGCGTGATTGCGCGGCCCCCTCCGACACGAAGGCGAGTCGTTCCGCCCGGCTTCAGACCGCATCCGCCGCGACGACGCGTCATGGGCCCCGTGAGGAGCCGCGCGACGCGCGCCGGGATGCGCCGCCGCCCGGAGGTGGGCCGACCTTCCGGGGCGCAACCTCCGCGGGAGACACGCGGCACCGGCGCGCGAGGGCCGGGCGTCCTGTCGCTTCCGCGAAGTCCTGCCGAGGCAAAGCCCGCTCGGGCCGCCTCACCGTCAGCATGAACAGCATGGCGCCACGCGCCGCCGCGAGTTCCTCAATCCCCCGACGCGACCTGGGGGCCGCGTCCCATCGCCGGTCCAGAGGGGCCGACGATGGGCGCGGTCGACTCCCCTCGAATCAGAGGAAGAGGTTCTCCGGGTTCGGCACCACGGTCTGGATGACGTAGCCATCCGAACCATTGCCGGGGTTGATGGGGGTCGTGGTGTTTCCGCCACCTCCCGAGCCACCCGCGCCGCCCATCGCACCACCACCACCACCCGCCTGGATGGCGGCGCTGGCGCCAGTGGGAGCAGCCGTCGTCCCAGGCGCACCGCCCGTCACCACGAGGCCACCGCTGACGGTGGGCGACACCGAGGAGACGACCTGGATGATGCCGCCGCCGCCACCGCCACCGCCGCCCTTGCCCGCGCCGCCCAGGTTGTTGCCGTTCACGCCGTTGCCGCCCTGCGCGCGGACGAAGCCCTGCACCGTCACGCCGGCCTTGCCGAGGATGACCACCACGCCACCCGCGCCACCGCCAGCGCCGGGGGTGTTGTCGATGACATTCCCGCCCGACGCGCCCGAGGCGTTGATGGCGCCCGTGGCCTGGATGCGCACGGTCCCCTGGGACAGGATGACCAGCGAGCCACCGCCGCCGCTGAAGGGCCCCGCCGCGCTGCGCGCGCCCGAACCGCCGCCCTTGTTGCCGGGCCGCAAGAGCTGCGCCGCGTGGACGGGCGAGACGCCGAGCCCACCCGCGGGCTCACCCGCCGGAGCGCGGGACAGGCCCGAATCCGCCCCACCCGGGCCCGTGTCCAACGAGCCCGGGTCGACGATGACGGTGCCGCTGATGGTGACGTCCCCCGTGGCCCGGACGACGGTGCCGCTCGGGACGATGAGCGTGCCGGTGATGTTGACGGTGGTGAACTGCATGTGGTGCCGCCCCGTGAGGGAGGAGAAGCCACTCGCCGTGGTCAGGTCGACCGTGCTCGAGACGGAGAACGCGCCCGCCGAGCCATCACCGAACACGCCCGTCGAGCCCGCCGGGCCCTGAGGCCCCGTGGCGCCCGTCGCGCCCGTGGCCCCCGTCGCTCCGGTGGCGCCCACCGGCCCCTGCGCGCCCGTGGCACCCGTGGCGCCCGTGGCGCCGGGCTGGCCCTGCGGACCCTGGGGCCCGTTGCACACGTAGCGCGTCAGCGCCGCGTTGACCTCGCCCGCGTCCAGCACGCCGTTGCCATTGCCGTCCTGGCCGAACTGCAGCCGCACGCCGCCCGTCGCGCAGTTGGCGCCCGTGGGCTCGGCGGCCGTGGCCGCGACCGAGTGGATGCCCGCGGCGCCCTGCGGACCCGTCTCGCCGCGCAGGCCCTGCGGCCCCTGGGGACCCTGCACCCCCGTCTCACCGCGCACGCCCTGCTCGCCGCGCGGACCCGTCTCGCCCTGCGGGCCGATGGGGCCCACGGCGCCGGTCTCACCCCGTACGCCCTGCTCACCGCGAGGACCCGTCTCACCTTGAGGTCCCACGGGGCCCTGCGGGCCCGTCTCACCGCGCGCGCCCTGCGGACCCTGGGGGCCGTTGCACACGTAGCGGGTGGCATCCACCTCGTCTTCGTCCAGCGTCCCATCGCTGTCGTCGTCGACGCCGGTCTCGATTTTCACGCCGCTCGTCGCACAGTTGGCTCCCGCGGCCTCCACGGACGTGCGGGCCAACGAGCGCTTGCCCTCGGGACCTTGGGGACCCACGGGACCACCGGCGGGGCCCTGGGGACCCTCTGGACCTTGCGGACCCACCGGGCCGACGTTGCCCGTGTCGCCCTTCGGACCCACCTCACCCTGCGCGCCCGCGGGCCCCTGCCCCCCCGCGGGTCCCTGCTCACCGGCTGGCCCCGCGGGACCTTGCGGCCCCTGCGGCCCCTGTGGCCCCTGCTGACCTTCGTCACATCCGGTCAACGACAACATCGCCACCACAGGTAGAGCCGTCAGCCACCGCGACCAGGTCGCGGCGCCTTGCCATTTCATCTGAGCCATTGATGCTTCTCCCCTCTTGTCGAGCCTCGGCGCGCGACCCACAGCAAGTCACGAGCCAGGATGGATTATCGAGCCGCGCGCCACCAACCCACCAGGGCAGGCGTGGTTGTGATTCGAATCCAGTCGCCCCAAGAACGACTGTTCGCGTCCCCGTGGGACGCGGAGCCGTCACACCGGAACGCATGACGCACGTGGACGGGAAAGCCACCCGGGGGTGTCACTCCTCTTGGAGCGGGGCGGGACACGAGGCCCTGATTCGCTTCAGACCCAGGAGCAAGGACTGGCCGATGCTTTGCTCTGGTGTGTGACGCGTACTCATCTGCACGTGAAACACACACACGAAAGGCGTACCCATGTCCGAGCCATACATTGGTGAAATCCGCATGTTCGCGGGCAACTTCGCACCGCGCGGTTGGGCCTTCTGCCAGGGGCAGATTCTGTCCATCGCGCAGAACACGGCGTTGTTCGCGATTCTGGGCACGACGTATGGAGGCAACGGGCAGACGACGTTCGCGCTGCCGGACCTGCGCGGCCGCTATCCGATGCAGCCGGGCCAGGGGCCGGGGCTGTCGCCGCGGACGCTCGGCGAGCAGGGCGGCACCGAGACGGTGACGCTGATTGCGAACCAGATGCCGCAGCACACCCACAGCCTCAACGTCAGCTCACAGCAGGGTGACACGGAGACGCCGGTGGGCACGGTGCTCGCGGCGGACAACAACGGCACCATCTTCAACTACCGCGCGGCGCCCATCGACGGGACCATGAACCCGGCGGCCATCGGCATCGCGGGCGGCGGCCAGCCCCACAACAACATGTCGCCGTTCCTCTGCATCAACTTCATCATCGCGCTGGAAGGCATCTTCCCCTCGCGCAACTGACGGGCCTCACGTCACGGACAGGCGCGTTCCCCCTCACGCGCCGCTGACAGGCCCTTCGGCTCACACGGCGTATCGTCCCCTCCTGCATGGCTGACGGGCGCCCTCGGGCGCACGCGACGACGTCCCGTGGACGTGGTCATGGCGCGTCACGGGCACGCACTGCTGACAGGCGCTCCCAGCCAACGCGGCGACGTCCCGTGGACGTGGCCACGGCGCATGCCGCTCACTCGTCGAGGAGGAGGCACCCCACGCGCACACAACGATGTCCCTTGAACGTGTGATGGCCCACCGCCCTCACTCGCCGCTGACACGCGCCCGCTGCACGCGGCATCGACGGTGCGTCGTGACCGGGAGGCTCGCCCTGGCGTGGCCCCTTGCCTGCCGCGGCGGGAGCCAGCGGCGCCCCTGACGAGCAACCCGACCTGTCGACCCGTGGACAGCCTTCTCGATGGCGGGACATCGGGCTGGAGCCCACTCCACAGCCGGGCCGCTTCGAGCATGCGGGCACTGGCGCTCCGGCCCGGGCGTGCTTACCGCGACACGGTGAACGGCGAGCCGGGGCCCGGGGGTACGGTGGCGGAGCAGGAAGGAGCGAAGCAGCGCTCTCAGGTGACACCGAAGACGGTGTTCACCGTGTGTTTCGCGGTGCTGGCGGTGCTGGCGCTCGTGGTGCTCGTGGTGCGCACCCGCGTGGCGCTCACGCTGACGGGCATCGCGGCGCTGATCGCGCTCGCGCTGGAGCATGGCGTCTCGCGGCTGCAGCGCTGGAAGGTGCCGCGCGCCCTGGCCATCGCGCTGATGCTGACCGGCGCCCTGACGGTCCTGGCGACGCTGGCGCTGCTGGTGATTCCGGCGACGGCGGCGCAGGTGGACGCGCTCGTGGTGCAGTGGCCCCAGCTCTGGCAGGAGGTGCGCGAGTCCCGCCCGTTCCGCGGGCTGAACTCGCGACTGCACAACCTGGGCTGGATTCGTCCGCTCGAGGACGCGACGCCCCAGCTGGCGACGGGGACCTTGCCCTCGCTGCTCATGTACGCCCTGGGCAGCATGGTGGGGCTCGTCGGCGGCGCGCTCAGCGTCTTCTTCCTGGTCGTGTTCATGCTCGTGTTCGGCGGCGGCCTGCTCAAGCGGATGCTCGACCTGCCGAAGCCCGAGCATCGGCTCCGCTACGTGCGCGTGATGCGCAACGTATACCGGGCCACGGGCGGCTACCTGACGGGGCTCACGCTCATCTGCACGTTCAACGCGCTGCTCACCTCCGCGGTGCTCGCGGCCCTGGGCGTGCCGTACTTCCTCCCGCTGGGCATCATGAGCGGCTTCTCCAGCATGGTCCCCTACGCGGGGCCTGTGGTGGCCGGTGGCTTCATCACCCTGCTGACCTGGGCCACGGGTGACATGTGGATGGCGCTCGGCGTGATGACGTACTTCGTGCTGTACGGACAGCTCGAGGGCAACGTGCTGGCGCCGCTCGTCTTCCGGCGCACCGTGCACGTCAACCCGCTGCTCATCCTGCTCGCGGTGCTCTTCTGCGCGGAGCTGGGAGGCATCGTCGGCGCGGTGGTGGCGGTGCCCGTCGCGGCCACGGTGCAGATCATCATCCGGGAGATTCTCCTCTTCCGGCAGGAGCGCCGCATCGCGAGACCCGAAGCGCCACCACCGCCCTCCGTGCTGACGTGAGTCACCCGGACTGACGCGAGGCAGGTGGCCGCTCCACGCGGCGG
The Myxococcus guangdongensis genome window above contains:
- a CDS encoding DUF4398 domain-containing protein — its product is MRPKLLAAMLCATLLGCASQSVKPTSNARRTEAVASMRAAEGAGAARIPEAARHLEFARQQVNHGEQLLMDDDAEGAELSFMQADADADLALALARALPMEQQAKRTTQQAEALRRGLQ
- a CDS encoding OmpA family protein, translated to MAGSKHGWKALVGASALLVAGSASAAAPKELVEARAAYQQLAASPQGRERPRDVAEARDALRAAEREYQRDEKSQRTRVLSYVALRKAETAGAWGMADIAARQQAQAEVALSQAHALQEQQRMAQARQQEGEMRLSEEASRRQQVEQEAQQLRAQNEELQRQAQALQGAQQTKSQADQQAAQQLEAERQARVDAERQAAEAISKLDQANKDLKVREEARGTVLTLSGSVLFASGASDLLPVARDRLADVAQVLKEGDRPLLIEGHTDSQGSDALNERLSYQRAERVKEFLINQGVPANRIEARGMGEYRPVASNSTAEGRANNRRVEIILERGGSRAVGGSGQEQPGTGGGSSSGNEQQQAPESGAVHDEDLGDVQQPGTGGSGNTSESGGQQGTSDDHQTFHGSGDGASQDVRQ
- a CDS encoding GNAT family N-acetyltransferase, encoding MDSDKLIVLLTERLRIAQLPPDGAARVVAYHEANRDHLGPVSPSRPAHFYTLTYWRTRLAQDLEDARFDRSLRLLVMPREAPPSSAPVIGNISLAHIRRGPLQATDLGYGLDHRHEGKGLMTEALRAVCAHAFHGMGLHRIQANHLPENLRSAAVLRRMGFVVEGYARDFLEINGRWRDHVLTSLVAPEDRPAAR
- a CDS encoding DMT family transporter; this encodes MAYLFLLGAIAFEVAATSLMKSTEGFTRLWPTVACLSGYGVAFALLSQAVKQVPIGVAYAMWSGLGTAAIVVIGVTFLGENINLTKVAGVLLIIGGVVLLNLRGAH
- a CDS encoding alpha/beta hydrolase family protein produces the protein MVERMLAVVAVLGFAAPVVAQESAPAPSAFDPAVSVTRGSAAKSSKPSVESLLGVIGRTTRFKQVAVSPDGTWLAWVEVAATGGTLIQAMELGAREPKALLVSACPEGKTCDESSIEWSPEGTRLLFLSDGHQRGRKQVYVADLKEGVATKRTSFESPIASPRWSPDGASVAVLVMQGEGAAQALGPREPGARETGVVRESHPVQRVAVVSVAEGSHRFVTPEQTFVYEFAWSPDAARLAYIGAPPPGDASWWLAKLHVVETANARSRVLYAPKWQLTEPTWSPDGKQVAVIEGLMSDHGSNGGDVMCVPLDGGKPRNLTPGMKATAMSLEWVSARSLVFGAQVRGESAVATVDPTGGEPRVLWKGAERISARGQLGLSLSRDGKVSAVVRESFSQAQNLWVGPVGAWERVTRREEDLRALVGEAKDLTWKSDGAEVQGWLVAPPPSMTPPAGVRAPMVTMVHGGPAAGVVPGFRPDVLMFTARGYYVFLPNYRGSFGQGAQFAQANRRDFGFGDLRDILSGVDAVLARAPVDPARLGVTGWSYGGFMAMWAVTQTQRFRAAVAGAGISNWQSYYGTNRIDAWMKPYFGVSLYDEPEIYTRSSPINSMKLARTPTLVLHGERDLEVPVTQSHEFHRALKELGVKTQLVVYADEGHTLRKPEHVVDRMRRTVEWMDANLPLGSAGGAARTSLLPR
- a CDS encoding maltose acetyltransferase domain-containing protein, with the translated sequence MARTEMEKMLAGELYNGWDAQLTAARSRARRLLRPYNDTLMEDEDLRKQLLGQLLGAMGEGVYIEPPFHCDYGSFIQLGKRVYMNFQCVILDCNRVTIGDDVSFGPNVHIYAATHPLDADERIKGPELSKPVTIGAKTWVGGGTIILPGVTVGEGVTLGAGSVVTKDVPPYVLAAGNPARVIRALR
- a CDS encoding DUF1338 domain-containing protein, whose translation is MSTSQATRLLDLLWERYASEVPYARTFVQLSGGSFRNDHVALRSLARPGGGIALFSRPFERLGWKPAGAYTFPDAHLSAIYLSHPEGLPRVFISELKSEELSPRARELLATLPDDPPPPEDVDALASWFCSPPPPSEAALLELEKESQYGAWLLAFGRKVNHFTGSVDDVEAWQHRMREAGVPMKSDIEGAPGTSLRQTATQAAPLSVALREGGRRPWPYAYFEIAQRAPDFDGFLGPQARALFDMTKR
- a CDS encoding GNAT family N-acetyltransferase, whose protein sequence is MLPGTVPLASRPRAPSDDVFLFDLYASTRAGELATWGWTPAQREAFLRMQWLARGRDWSVRYPTAEDQVVLVAGQPAGRLLVAKGAQEWRLVEIALLPSHQGGGLGTRLLRELLDAAATARVPVRLHVLHDSPARGLYARLGFQEEQAAESPSPGLPYVAMQWSPASRAG